In bacterium, the genomic window TACTTTGCCAGAATTTATGTGCTTACCTCTACTAATTTTGCATTTGGCTTTGCCCGGATTATACCTGTGAGAAAATCACCAAGAAATTTACTGGCATCCAATATCTCTATTTCCACCGGTTGGTTATTAATATCGTAATTTATTACAATATCTCCATATTCTTCTGCATGATGTATTTGCTCATCTTTTATTAAGATACCTAAAGTATCACCTTTACCATCATATGTTATCTTCATACCTCCTCCTCTCACCGGGATATGCTGTGATTATAGTTATTTTATCGTTCATTTCTTCATAAACAACTCTCAATATTAGGTTTTCAGTCAGTGAACTCTGTGCTATTTTACGCCCATAGTGTCCTTT contains:
- a CDS encoding DUF2283 domain-containing protein, with the translated sequence MKITYDGKGDTLGILIKDEQIHHAEEYGDIVINYDINNQPVEIEILDASKFLGDFLTGIIRAKPNAKLVEVST
- a CDS encoding DUF4258 domain-containing protein; translated protein: MKVVVTKEKVVQTIINPEKVSKGHYGRKIAQSSLTENLILRVVYEEMNDKITIITAYPGERRRYEDNI